The following coding sequences are from one Liolophura sinensis isolate JHLJ2023 chromosome 12, CUHK_Ljap_v2, whole genome shotgun sequence window:
- the LOC135479060 gene encoding monocarboxylate transporter 12-like has translation MIVVALKKRPTMHENEGGGNWAVVIAAFFVQFIVCGITYSMGIFHVALRQVFCESHFDTSWAVSWLLYTMALSGVVFRFVASKLGCRFSIMLGGVLAATGLALTMLVKQLYHMYFTFGGLTGLGFGLALTPSIVAVERSFHHGRFQALSCVMGGIGAGIVAFPIAIRYLLDYFAWRGTFLILGGVALNLCVCGAIMAPQPRSKEVKLLPVFSCLPLKNTLFHAMCFSHLFWSFGTTVIYMYLPSYAMSEGTDFQTTTFLIACIGLASFTCRMIFAFMGSNSAMDNVTEVLCSVGIGMVITGICPLLFQRYSGQVGYTILFGFYSGFWTTFLSQVSRELIGPQYIALGTGYLCFMIGLGCLIGGPAAGLLLQEEYRFKYVFYLAGACLLMSSSIMTLFKVKLCGSESDYQRVNKAEKSEPLLPEDCYRKSTSTISSKDQLFPGNGDVIVEAVVTSV, from the exons ATGATTGTGGTTGCGTTGAAGAAGAGGCCCACTATGCATGAGAATGAAGGAGGTGGGAATTGGGCTGTGGTCATTGCGGCGTTCTTCGTCCAGTTCATCGTCTGCGGCATCACATACAGCATGGGCATATTCCATGTGGCGCTACGCCAGGTGTTCTGCGAGAGTCACTTTGACACGTCCTGGGCCGTGTCATGGCTCCTCTACACCATGGCTCTCTCAG GTGTGGTGTTTCGCTTTGTGGCGTCAAAGCTGGGATGTCGGTTCAGCATTATGCTAGGAGGGGTGCTGGCTGCCACTGGACTCGCCCTGACCATGCTCGTCAAACAACTCtatcacatgtacttcactttTGGTGGCCTCACTG GATTAGGATTTGGCTTGGCTCTTACTCCGTCCATTGTGGCAGTTGAACGTAGTTTCCATCATGGCCGCTTCCAGGCGCTCAGCTGTGTGATGGGCGGCATAGGAGCTGGAATTGTAGCATTCCCCATCGCCATTCGCTACCTCCTGGATTACTTTGCCTGGCGCGGGACCTTTCTGATTTTAGGCGGAGTAGCTTTAAACCTGTGTGTCTGCGGAGCCATCATGGCACCACAGCCCAGATCCAAAGAAGTGAAGCTGTTGCCAGTATTTTCTTGCCTCCCTTTGAAGAACACCTTGTTTCACGCCATGTGCTTCAGCCATTTGTTTTGGAGTTTCGGCACcactgtgatatacatgtacttaccctCCTACGCCATGTCAGAGGGAACAGACTTTCAAACGACCACTTTCCTGATTGCTTGCATTGGACTGGCGTCTTTCACTTGCCGAATGATATTCGCCTTCATGGGCAGTAACTCCGCCATGGACAACGTAACAGAGGTCTTATGCTCTGTGGGTATTGGCATGGTGATCACTGGAATATGCCCGTTGCTGTTCCAGAGATATTCTGGCCAAGTGGGCTACACGATATTGTTTGGCTTCTACAGTGGATTTTGGACAACTTTTCTGTCGCAGGTCAGCCGCGAGCTGATAGGACCACAGTATATCGCCTTGGGAACAGGCTACCTCTGCTTTATGATTGGGCTGGGATGTTTGATCGGGGGACCTGCAGCTG GTCTATTGCTTCAAGAAGAATATAGGTTCAAATATGTGTTTTACCTGGCAG GAGCATGTCTGTTGATGAGCTCCAGCATAATGACCTTGTTCAAGGTGAAACTGTGTGGCAGTGAATCAGACTACCAGAGAGTGAATAAGGCTGAAAAATCAGAACCACTGTTGCCTGAGGACTGTTATAGGAAGTCCACCAGCACCATCAGTTCAAAAGACCAGCTTTTCCCGGGCAACGGAGATGTCATTGT GGAAGCTGTTGTTACGAGTGTGTAA